From the bacterium genome, the window GGCATCGAGGAGAAGCGCTGGTGGGCCGAGCTGCGCATCCCGTGGGCCGACCTGGGCGGCAAGCCGGCGGTGGGGAGCAGTTGGGGGGCGAGCTTCGCCCGCTCCGCCCGGGGGCGCAAGGAGCAGACGGTCTGGAACCTGACCGACAAGGGCATCCACGATCCGGTGGCGCTCGGGACGCTCGTGTTCGTGGACGCAGCGTCGGCGCTGGCCCTGCAGCCCCCGGCGGCTCTGAAGGCGCGGGGCAACGTCCTCCCGCCCCCGAGTACTGACAGCCAGGCCCCCGTCACGAGCTTCGCGGAGGTGCGGTCCGGCGGCGGGACTGCGTGGCACTACGTCTCGCCCTTCGACGTGCCCGCCGACGCGGACCTGCAGACCGCCTACGGCGCGCTCGATGGCGCCAGCCTGCAGCCGCTGGTCCTCACGCCGCTGCTGCCGCAGGGGGTCAAGTCGTCCTTCGCCGACCTGACGCTGGCCTGTGAGGGGCCGTACGAGCTGTTCGTGAACGGGCAGTCGGTCGCCAGCGGCGCGTCCGCCAGCGGCGCCAAGGTGCAGATCGCGCTGGAGAAGGGCCTCAATGTGCTGGCGTTGCGGCTGGCGCAGGGCACGGCAGCCGTCGGCTGCCAGGTCGGCGAGTGGCGCTGCGACGCCTCCGGGTGGAAGATGGCCCCGGCCGACACGAAGGACGCACTCAGCCCCGCCACCGATGAGGGCACATGGACCGCCGCACCGCAGGTGGGGCAGCACCCGCAGCTTGGGCCGGTCGTCGGCGAGCAGGGGAAGGCCCTGGTACTGCGCCGGACGCTCCTGTATGAGAAGACGCGCGTGTGGCCGACGCCGGAGCCGGCCTACACCCTCGCGCAGGGCGTCACTCAGCACCTGGTCTTCCGCACCGAGGGCCTCAAGGGGCGCAAGCTCGACCAGTGGGAGACGTTCCTCGCCGTGCCGCCGGGCTTCGAGGTGCTCGGCAGCACGGGCTTCTACGCCACCAACCGCACCGGCATCCCGAAGTGGACGACAACGCAACTGGGCGAGCAGACGGTGCTGGGCAAGAAGATGCGGGTGGCGAAGATCAGCGCCGACCAGCCGATCGTGCCGGGGCGGCACTACATCATGTCGGAGTTCGAGGCGTTTGTGAAGGCGCCTGCGAACGGCGCCCTACCCCCTGCCCCCTCCCTGAAGGGAGGGGGAACGGCAACGACAACGGCGCCCACCGACTCTGGTTTCGTCTACTGGTCGCAGGCCAATGGCGGCAGCGTGATTGAGGCGCCGCAGACGATCCGCGTGCGAATACTGCCGGAGGTCCGGGGGGCGCAGTGCAAGACGCTGGTGTGGCAGCTATGGGGCGGGTGGCTGTCGAACATGGACGACCTGCCGATGCGCGAGCAGGTCATGGCCTGTGCCCAGAAGGCAGGCTTCAATGACATCGTGGCTGGCGACCGCTGGACGTCGGACAACGCCCCGCGCTTCGGCCTGGAGCACACGGTGGGTATCGGCTTCCAGTCGTGGTCGCTGAATCTGGCGCCCTACCTCAAGGAGCATCCCGACCAGCGCCTCGTGGACGCCAAGGGCAAGGTCAGCGACCAGTACATGTGCATGACGGAGCTGCTCGGCGGCGGCTGGGGCGCCGTGCGCGCCTGCCTGCAGGAGAAGCTCGACACGATCAAGCCGCACACGCTGGACTATGACTTCGAGTACCCGCCCTTCACCAGCCACCACTCGTGCTACTGCGGCCGGTGCCTGAAGGCCTTCCGCGAGTTCGCGAAGCTGTCGGCGCTGCAGACGCTCGACGGCGAGGTCATCCGCAAGCAGTACGGGGCCCAGTGGGTGGACTTCATGGCCCGGCGCGTGGCCAGGATGTTCGGCCTGTTCCGGCAGACCATCCACGAGCTGTCGCCCACCACGAAGTTCAGCACCTACAGCGGCTACGCCACCCCGGACAACGCGGAGCGCTACGGCGTGGACTGGCGGTATGTCGGCCAGGAGCGAGGCTGCGACCGCGCGGGCTGCGGCTACGGCCGGCCCGTGGAGGCCATCACGGCCACGGTAGATGCCCTGCAGGGCATCCCGCTGATCGGCGGATTGCTGCTGACGCCCTATGAGCGGGACATCCTCACGCCGGTCACGGCGCTGACGAAGGCCTGGCTGCTGCGCACGTTGCTCGACAGCACCGGCGGCGTGCTCGTGTACGAGCGCACGGAACTGGACGGGCGAAGCTGGTTGGCGATGGGGGAGACGACGCGGCTGGTGGCCCGGTACGAGCCGGTGTTCCTGAAGGGCAAGCACGTGTCCCTGCCCGGCCTGCCGCCGGCGCAGGTGGAGGCGCTCCAGCATGAGGGCACGACGCTGGTGTGCTTCATGAACCAGAGCAGCAAGCCGCTGAGCCTGAAGGCCGCGTTGCCACGCGATTGGGGGAGTGGGGAGGAGTTCTACGGCGGGCGGAAGCTCAGCGCCGGGGTGACGGTAGAGCTCACGCTGGAGCCGGGCGAGGCGGAGGCGGTGGTGCTACGCCGGTGATCCGGTCCCCATCAGTCGCAGATGCCGGAAGCACCCGCTATAGAAGCGCTTGTCGCGGGTCAGCAGGCGGTCGGCGTGGATGAGGGCGTGGGCGCCGACGAGGAAGTCGGCGATGAGGCGCTCCCTGGGGCCGCCCCGCCGGCGGTAGTTGCCCCAGGCTTCACCCGCCACAGCCGCGCTGTGTTCCGATGAAGGCGCGAAGCAGACATGCAACTGCGTCAGCGTGTCGTCGAGTTCGACGGTGCTGCGGAACAGCGGCCTCAACTCAGCGTAGACCACCTCACAGATGACGAGTCTGCCTGCGCTGTCGGCGTCCTCGAGCGCCAGACGGGCGCGGCGGCGCCAGTCCACATCCGGCGAGAACAGGTCGAACAGGATGCAACTGTCGACTGCCGTGATCATCGGCCGCGGCTCTCCTTGAGGTACTGGTCAATGTCGCCGATCACCCAGCGGTCAGCGAGGTAGCCCTCGTAACGGGCAAACACACTCTCCTTGCCGTTCCGCTTGGTAACCTTGACCCCG encodes:
- a CDS encoding type II toxin-antitoxin system VapC family toxin, with the translated sequence MITAVDSCILFDLFSPDVDWRRRARLALEDADSAGRLVICEVVYAELRPLFRSTVELDDTLTQLHVCFAPSSEHSAAVAGEAWGNYRRRGGPRERLIADFLVGAHALIHADRLLTRDKRFYSGCFRHLRLMGTGSPA
- a CDS encoding carbohydrate-binding family 9-like protein — translated: MRTLCWLLLLFVALSPCFAQDFRQDFEADTGGAFSYHRAPDDVKIERLQGGAASGQWYLRGVLPGQKKLEGLALTATGLAGARLATVTAAVRGKGEVWLCLLSGNGWLYAPTTKTLSDQWQDLSLAKVLIATDKALSIYFITRDVQPGAVFEVDNVRVSTTPPAAQRDAAVGPWRLEAEDFTPTGKTIAPDPKALGGKMAQSEQYVSLADLPCPRTSKPLSIACRVRSGDEKDTWRLVTWQGGNTQYVRTLKPTQTTDWEWLTFTPVAAGELGERFGLCSNRGPGARGWVCVDSVVISTQDNLTPEQLAASPELLGRRPLVAVGRATDGFGPGAVISGFMTVSGRALAQAPTEVRLAYDDAGLSIRFDCPEPLLDTAMQRRHEFLAKVTQRDGEVYDDDCVVVLLQPQGSRRVYEFAVNALGTLTDAADTEPDLWESRDVKWNSQATTRAGIEEKRWWAELRIPWADLGGKPAVGSSWGASFARSARGRKEQTVWNLTDKGIHDPVALGTLVFVDAASALALQPPAALKARGNVLPPPSTDSQAPVTSFAEVRSGGGTAWHYVSPFDVPADADLQTAYGALDGASLQPLVLTPLLPQGVKSSFADLTLACEGPYELFVNGQSVASGASASGAKVQIALEKGLNVLALRLAQGTAAVGCQVGEWRCDASGWKMAPADTKDALSPATDEGTWTAAPQVGQHPQLGPVVGEQGKALVLRRTLLYEKTRVWPTPEPAYTLAQGVTQHLVFRTEGLKGRKLDQWETFLAVPPGFEVLGSTGFYATNRTGIPKWTTTQLGEQTVLGKKMRVAKISADQPIVPGRHYIMSEFEAFVKAPANGALPPAPSLKGGGTATTTAPTDSGFVYWSQANGGSVIEAPQTIRVRILPEVRGAQCKTLVWQLWGGWLSNMDDLPMREQVMACAQKAGFNDIVAGDRWTSDNAPRFGLEHTVGIGFQSWSLNLAPYLKEHPDQRLVDAKGKVSDQYMCMTELLGGGWGAVRACLQEKLDTIKPHTLDYDFEYPPFTSHHSCYCGRCLKAFREFAKLSALQTLDGEVIRKQYGAQWVDFMARRVARMFGLFRQTIHELSPTTKFSTYSGYATPDNAERYGVDWRYVGQERGCDRAGCGYGRPVEAITATVDALQGIPLIGGLLLTPYERDILTPVTALTKAWLLRTLLDSTGGVLVYERTELDGRSWLAMGETTRLVARYEPVFLKGKHVSLPGLPPAQVEALQHEGTTLVCFMNQSSKPLSLKAALPRDWGSGEEFYGGRKLSAGVTVELTLEPGEAEAVVLRR
- a CDS encoding type II toxin-antitoxin system PrlF family antitoxin, producing the protein MSAVGERGQVTIPKAIRDQLGLMKGVEVEFELLPDGVKVTKRNGKESVFARYEGYLADRWVIGDIDQYLKESRGR